The proteins below come from a single Xiphophorus hellerii strain 12219 chromosome 14, Xiphophorus_hellerii-4.1, whole genome shotgun sequence genomic window:
- the LOC116732921 gene encoding carboxypeptidase Z-like, with translation MLLVLLQMLVPLCGAVPRCDPQIRGQCKPAVEEKPKCTDILLSYCDDMPYTRTMFPNILGHGTRRDAETGVEYLLISVVEQLLGGQCNPEIRMLGCSVLAPRCEGSKVLRPCRSACEAAHKRCSHAFEGIQMAWPYFLDCDRFFVSDQEGCYDPLEGLKGEQEDEAAQDLEVPQPQQAAAQIQFTYQSSSQMIDILKKTEDQCSEISRTYSIGRSTEGRELLVIEFSTRPGEHQLLQPEMKFVGNMHGNEPLGGQLLIYLAQYLCSEYLQGNERIQTLINNTRIHILPSMNPDGYEVAVSGDADNNYSDEEGDRYVNGNVGRNNAQNIDLNRNFPDLTTVVYRRRRQKGFRTDHIPIPDNYWFGKVAPETYAVMKWIRSIPFVLSASFHSGDLMVSYPYDLSKHPRGQNMFSPTPDDKVFKLLARTYADSNTAITRECGSPHDGSQKGVINGAQWGSIAGGMQDFNYLHSNCFEVTVSLGCDKFPPEEELFLSWQDNQEAMIAFIEAAHRGIKGFVRDEEGKGIKGARISVRGIRHDITTAENGDYWRLLIPGIHIVTASAPGYARATKKVHLPTRMQSAGRVDFVLQKAALDPDLEEEENVLASSSYDRFDPYNQYNQYAMMADLNQQREERAEKPWWWSYFVSLGGPVPTWLLKRH, from the exons atgctgctggttctgctgcagatgTTGGTTCCTTTATGCGGAGCTGTGCCGCGATGCGACCCGCAGATAAGAG GACAGTGCAAGCCAGCAGTGGAAGAAAAGC CCAAATGCACAGACATCCTGCTGTCCTACTGCGACGACATGCCCTACACCCGCACCATGTTCCCGAACATCCTCGGCCACGGCACCCGCAGGGACGCAGAGACTGGCGTCGAGTACCTCCTCATCAGCGTGGTCGAGCAGCTGCTGGGCGGACAGTGCAACCCCGAGATCCGGATGCTGGGCTGCTCGGTTCTGGCCCCCCGCTGCGAGGGGAGCAAGGTGCTGAGGCCCTGCCGCAGCGCCTGTGAGGCAGCGCACAAAAGATGCAGTCATGCTTTTGAGGGGATCCAGATGGCCTGGCCGTACTTCCTGGACTGCGATCGCTTCTTTGTGAGTGACCAGGAGGGATGTTATGACCCGCTGGAGGGTCTCAAAG GGGAGCAAGAAGATGAGGCTGCTCAGGACCTGGAGGTTCCTCAACCCCAACAGGCTGCTGCACAGATCCAGTTCACCTACCAATCCAGCTCCCAGATGATCGACATCCTGAAGAAGACCGAGGACCAATGCTCGGAAATCTCCAGGACGTACAGCATCGGCCGCAGCACAGAGGGCCGGGAGCTGCTGGTGATCGAGTTCTCAACCAGACCTGGAGAACATCAGCTAC TCCAGCCTGAGATGAAATTCGTTGGCAACATGCATGGGAACGAACCCCTAGGTGGCCAGCTGCTGATCTACCTGGCTCAGTACCTGTGTTCGGAGTATCTGCAGGGAAACGAGCGCATCCAGACGCTCATCAACAATACCCGCATCCACATCCTGCCCTCCATGAACCCTGATGGCTACGAGGTGGCCGTGTCTGGGGACGCTGACAATAACTACAGTGATGAAGAG GGTGACAGATATGTCAATGGGAACGTTGGCCGAAACAACGCCCAGAACATCGACCTGAACAGAAACTTTCCTGACCTGACGACCGTCGTTTACAGAAGACGCAGACAGAAGGGCTTCCGCACCGACCACATCCCCATCCCAGACAATTACTGGTTTGGTAAG GTTGCACCAGAGACCTATGCGGTCATGAAGTGGATCCGCTCCATCCCGTTTGTGCTCTCTGCCAGCTTCCACAGCGGCGACCTGATGGTCTCCTACCCCTACGATCTGTCCAAACATCCGCGTGGGCAGAACATGTTCTCCCCCACACCTGATGATAAG GTTTTCAAACTTCTCGCGAGAACTTATGCAGATTCAAACACAGCAATAACCAGAGAATGTGGATCGCCCCACGACGGCAGCCAGAAAGGAGTCATTAATGGAGCGCAGTGGGGCAGCATTGCAGGCG GTATGCAAGACTTCAACTACCTTCACTCCAACTGTTTCGAGGTGACCGTGTCTCTTGGATGTGATAAATTCCCTCCTGAAGAAGAACTGTTCCTCAGCTGGCAGGACAACCAAGAAGCTATGATTGCCTTCATTGAGGCg GCTCACAGAGGGATCAAAGGGTTTGTAAGAGATGAAGAGGGAAAAGGAATAAAAGGTGCGAGAATATCAGTCAGAGGAATACGGCATGACATCACTACTG CTGAAAATGGAGACTACTGGCGGCTTCTCATCCCGGGCATCCACATCGTCACCGCCTCGGCGCCCGGATACGCCCGCGCTACAAAGAAAGTCCATTTGCCGACTCGCATGCAGTCTGCAGGCCGGGTGGACTTTGTGCTGCAGAAGGCTGCTCTAGACCCCGatttggaggaggaggaaaacgTTTTGGCCTCGAGCAGCTACGACCGATTTGACCCGTACAACCAGTACAACCAGTACGCCATGATGGCCGATTTGAACCAGCAACGTGAGGAGAGAGCGGAGAAACCCTGGTGGTGGAGCTACTTTGTCTCACTTGGGGGGCCTGTCCCCACCTGGTTGCTGAAACGCCATTAG
- the LOC116732224 gene encoding homeobox protein HMX2-like has product MPENMSKEDGPSRSACFTFTIDNILNLKQRQDGARLDALKEQRDTGSRSDFQRRCEEAWDVPRKDDSESDETVKPTVHSAERGESAAPLTAASSPEAQSAHGPEPQQQQQQQSAADTKAAVKKKTRTIFSKRQIFQLEATFDMKRYLSSSERACLASSLQLTETQVKIWFQNRRNKLKRQLSTDMEGPLAAEHFAEAGKNSQLPSFYKDSSLLGGCLLPMPFPVVYPTANAAPYIYFSNSAKYLGLFDGD; this is encoded by the exons ATGCCCGAGAATATGAGCAAAGAGGACGGGCCGAGTCGGAGCGCATGTTTCACATTCACTATTGACAACATCTTAAACCTGAAGCAGCGGCAAGACGGCGCGCGTTTGGACGCCTTAAAGGAGCAGAGGGACACTGGGAGTAGGAGTGATTTTCAGAGGAGATGCGAGGAGGCATGGGACGTCCCGAGGAAGGATGACAGCGAGTCAGATGAGACAG TGAAGCCCACAGTCCATTCAGCGGAGCGCGGGGAGAGCGCCGCGCCGCTCACCGCTGCCTCCTCTCCGGAGGCGCAAAGCGCGCACGGCCCcgagccgcagcagcagcagcagcagcagtcggCCGCCGACACCAAAGCCGCGGTCAAGAAGAAGACCCGCACCATCTTCTCCAAGAGGCAGATCTTCCAGCTGGAGGCCACCTTCGACATGAAGCGCTACCTGAGCAGCTCGGAGAGGGCGTGCCTCGCCAGCTCGCTGCAGCTCACGGAGACCCAGGTGAagatctggttccagaaccgcCGCAACAAGCTCAAAAGACAGCTGTCCACGGACATGGAGGGCCCGCTGGCCGCGGAACACTTCGCCGAGGCGGGTAAAAACTCGCAGCTACCGAGTTTTTACAAGGACAGCAGCCTGCTGGGCGGATGTTTGTTACCCATGCCTTTCCCCGTCGTGTATCCGACCGCGAACGCCGCGCCTTACATCTACTTCTCCAACTCTGCCAAATATCTTGGCCTGTTTGACGGAGACTGA